A genomic region of Dermacentor andersoni chromosome 9, qqDerAnde1_hic_scaffold, whole genome shotgun sequence contains the following coding sequences:
- the LOC140213320 gene encoding uncharacterized protein: MAKAKKGKSAGKAKKGKPGGKGSKDKTGSKVKDGKSGSEESKETSGSEEKKSKSGSKERNDKSGSKKKKDKSGGKKKKDKSGSKEKKDKSGGKKKKDKPGGKKKKGSKGPSSGTKSGSASSSKEKLSSQQKAKGGASSSDSVTSSTAGQVPVSATSSEGLFKPLKRQPFPPLVLPGDRELTLVRRPNTVYVWNWRNMWFFPVSVVAMALIVVGMVIMSLDLQEAGELQAEGLNATGVGNGTTVDVTPTTPSWTEGFHSMLPTSVPKRRRRAHEQHPNTAMPSFPRHLSPSNTRTEMTRSAAFIAAKEAVASTALINAEWEAHDESSKADSSDVDATEDWLHAPRKDWQDRGLSHSPLTKVTPSKAVETDEWNATTAKVDES, encoded by the exons ATGGCCAAGGCGAAAAAGGGCAAGTCCGCAGGAAAAGCAAAGAAGGGCAAGCCTGGAGGAAAAGGAAGTAAGGACAAGACTGGAAGCAAAGTCAAGGACGGCAAGTCCGGAAGCGAGGAAAGCAAGGAGACGTCCGGAagcgaggaaaagaaaagcaagtccGGAAGCAAGGAGAGGAACGACAAGTCcggaagcaagaaaaagaaagacaagtccggaggaaagaaaaagaaagacaagtccggaagcaaggaaaagaaagacaagtccggaggaaagaaaaagaaggacaaGCCCGGAggcaagaagaagaaaggaagcaagGGACCCTCTTCCGGTACGAAGTCGGGGTCGGCGAGCTCAAGCAAGGAGAAATTGTCGAGCCAGCAGAAGGCCAAGGGTGGGGCGAGCTCCTCGGACAGCGTGACCAGTTCGACTGCTGGTCAGGTACCGGTCAGCGCGACGTCCTCGGAAGGGTTATTCAAACCCTTGAAGCGGCAGCCTTTCCCGCCGTTGGTCTTGCCCGGCGACCGGGAACTCACGTTGGTGCGGCGACCAAATACCGTATACGTCTGGAACTG GCGCAACATGTGGTTCTTCCCCGTGAGCGTGGTTGCCATGGCGCTCATCGTCGTCGGCATGGTCATCATGTCACTGGATCTGCAGGAGGCTGGCGAACTGCAGGCCGAGGGCTTGAATGCCACTGGCGTCGGGAACGGGACAACCGTCGACGTAACCCCAACGACTCCGTCGTGGACCGAGGGCTTCCATTCTATGCTACCGACGTCCGTTccgaagcggaggaggagggcgcacGAGCAACATCCAAATACCGCAATGCCATCTTTTCCGAGACACCTGTCGCCGTCGAACACCCGGACGGAGATGACGAGGTCCGCTGCCTTCATTGCGGCCAAAGAAGCCGTTGCGTCAACGGCTCTGATTAATGCTGAGTGGGAGGCCCACGACGAGTCCTCAAAGGCAGATAGTTCCGACGTTGACGCGACAGAGGATTGGCTGCATGCTCCTAGAAAGGACTGGCAAGATAGGGGCCTTTCGCATTCGCCGCTCACCAAGGTCACGCCATCGAAAGCCGTTGAGACCGACGAGTGGAACGCTACCACCGCGAAGGTTGACGAATCGTGA